The Campylobacter sp. CN_NE2 genome contains a region encoding:
- a CDS encoding TonB-dependent receptor codes for MKKPLMLSLTATCCLFGAEVYDLGVIEVSAKADIHATSTDSVDSKKIENARDKTILEALRTQPGIFVSSSGQRNEDQVRIRSFHNSRVGMFLDGIPVYVPYDKNIDYNRFTTYDIGEINIQKGYVSPFLGANTMGGAINLVTKRPTSEFEGELGAGFFSGKGYDQFINLGTNQDYFYGILSFSNSKQDYFKVANQNDPHGVADGNKRANSDKKDMKVNLKVGITPNETDEYSFNYIVQRGQKGQPYYDGDMNAPFVGRGMKLRHWYWPDWDKTSYYFLSKTAFADEFITLKTKFYRDEFYNKLELYPNLPRSGNPDLSEYDDYTMGGQIELDFKFNEANILKLSVALKNDNHKVIDSTSPGADLTNKAQTYSYAGEYTWAINNYFTWVVGVSYDYNKIKKAEYRNQAQTAIEGEWEKYNASAFNPQTILYFTPFNGTNFYASVSQRTNFPTLKDRYSTRFGQYEPNPDLSEEKATNYEIGVSQLIANNTLLKFALFHTKTKDYITQIRTPSGLNKNVNVGKEEQTGAEFSVDSQILDNLSVFGNYTYMHTRIKDNDENKYIVGVPEHSLFAGLIYSPIKQIDIIPQVRYESKRYASSAISDKDFVNKSYTLTDIKIAYRPIDDFELNFRVNNIFDEDYSYAYGYPAQGRNYYAGFKYSF; via the coding sequence ATGAAAAAGCCTTTAATGCTTAGTTTGACAGCAACTTGCTGTCTTTTTGGCGCAGAAGTCTATGATCTTGGTGTTATAGAAGTTAGTGCAAAAGCCGATATTCACGCTACTAGCACTGATAGTGTAGATAGCAAAAAGATAGAAAATGCAAGAGATAAAACTATCTTAGAAGCCCTTAGAACACAACCCGGAATTTTCGTTTCAAGCTCTGGTCAGCGAAACGAAGATCAGGTGCGAATTCGTTCATTTCATAATAGCCGCGTGGGTATGTTTTTAGACGGAATTCCTGTTTATGTGCCGTATGATAAAAATATCGATTATAATCGCTTTACGACTTATGATATAGGCGAGATAAATATCCAAAAAGGCTATGTTTCGCCATTTCTTGGTGCAAATACAATGGGCGGAGCGATAAATTTGGTTACAAAACGCCCAACTAGCGAATTTGAGGGCGAACTTGGTGCAGGTTTTTTTAGTGGCAAAGGGTATGATCAGTTTATAAATTTAGGCACAAATCAAGATTATTTTTATGGAATTTTATCTTTTTCAAATTCAAAACAAGATTATTTTAAAGTGGCAAACCAAAACGATCCGCACGGTGTAGCAGACGGAAATAAAAGAGCAAATTCTGATAAAAAGGATATGAAAGTAAATTTAAAAGTCGGTATCACGCCAAATGAAACCGATGAATACTCATTTAATTATATCGTTCAAAGGGGGCAAAAAGGTCAGCCTTATTATGACGGCGATATGAATGCTCCTTTTGTAGGAAGAGGTATGAAGCTTCGCCATTGGTATTGGCCTGATTGGGATAAAACGAGTTATTATTTTTTAAGCAAAACCGCATTTGCCGACGAATTTATAACCTTAAAGACAAAATTTTACAGAGATGAGTTTTATAATAAACTTGAACTCTATCCAAATTTGCCAAGAAGCGGAAATCCTGATTTAAGCGAATATGATGATTACACTATGGGCGGTCAAATCGAGCTTGATTTCAAATTTAATGAAGCAAATATCTTAAAACTTTCAGTAGCCCTTAAAAATGATAATCACAAGGTTATAGATAGCACATCGCCTGGTGCCGACTTGACAAATAAAGCACAAACTTACTCTTACGCAGGAGAATATACCTGGGCTATAAATAACTATTTTACTTGGGTTGTTGGGGTTAGTTATGATTATAATAAAATCAAGAAAGCCGAATATAGAAATCAGGCTCAAACAGCCATTGAAGGCGAGTGGGAAAAATACAATGCTAGTGCATTTAATCCGCAAACGATTTTATATTTTACGCCGTTTAACGGAACAAATTTTTACGCTTCCGTTTCGCAAAGAACGAATTTTCCGACTTTAAAAGATAGATATTCGACTAGATTTGGTCAGTATGAGCCAAATCCTGATTTAAGTGAAGAAAAAGCGACGAATTACGAAATCGGCGTAAGTCAGCTTATAGCAAACAATACGCTTTTAAAATTCGCACTTTTCCACACAAAAACAAAAGATTATATCACGCAAATCAGAACACCTAGTGGTTTGAATAAAAATGTAAATGTCGGAAAAGAGGAGCAAACGGGTGCCGAATTTAGCGTAGATTCGCAAATTTTGGATAATCTTAGCGTGTTTGGAAATTATACTTATATGCACACACGCATAAAAGATAATGATGAGAACAAATATATCGTGGGAGTTCCGGAACATAGCCTTTTTGCGGGGCTTATTTACTCGCCGATTAAACAAATCGATATAATACCGCAAGTTCGCTATGAGAGCAAACGATATGCCAGTTCGGCAATATCCGATAAAGATTTCGTCAATAAAAGTTATACTTTGACAGATATAAAAATCGCCTATCGTCCGATTGATGACTTTGAGCTAAATTTTAGAGTAAATAACATTTTCGATGAAGATTACTCTTATGCTTACGGATACCCTGCACAAGGTAGAAATTACTACGCGGGATTTAAGTATAGCTTTTAA
- a CDS encoding ABC transporter substrate-binding protein, which yields MKKLFFILVLILQTLAFGYEITDMVERKIALDTNITRAFGASPPMSAMLYMLAPQKMVGKNYEFLEVEKKYMQEQMINLPVLGGFFGGGGSGVNSEALISARPQVIFLWDSMRKMSEKFEDDFMKFKIPSVYLRQEKLEDVYESINLMGEILGVKSRAEKLVNFGKTNIALVQKVAQKQNEIPKIYFAHGLDGLETQCEGDRFFDVASVAGAKNIHECENKINRPRITLEKLYEYDPDAIFVREVSLFEELKKGDSAWKNLKAYKNKKIFLEPSSPYSFLTRPPTPMRFLGVVWMCKMLYGESCDIDLNAKTKEFYKEFLHFDLSDDEIKNLYKFF from the coding sequence ATGAAAAAGTTATTTTTTATTTTGGTGCTAATTTTGCAAACTCTGGCTTTTGGTTACGAAATTACCGATATGGTGGAGCGAAAAATCGCACTAGATACAAATATTACAAGAGCCTTTGGTGCTTCGCCACCGATGAGTGCAATGCTGTATATGCTCGCACCCCAAAAAATGGTAGGTAAAAACTACGAATTTTTGGAGGTTGAGAAAAAATATATGCAAGAACAAATGATAAATTTGCCAGTTCTTGGTGGATTTTTTGGTGGCGGCGGAAGTGGAGTAAATAGCGAAGCTTTGATTTCGGCTCGTCCGCAAGTCATTTTTTTGTGGGATTCTATGCGTAAAATGAGCGAAAAATTCGAAGATGATTTTATGAAATTTAAAATTCCAAGCGTTTATCTAAGGCAAGAAAAACTTGAAGATGTCTATGAAAGCATAAATTTAATGGGCGAAATTCTAGGCGTGAAAAGTAGAGCCGAAAAACTAGTAAATTTTGGAAAAACAAATATCGCTTTGGTTCAAAAAGTCGCCCAAAAACAGAATGAAATTCCAAAAATTTACTTCGCTCACGGACTAGACGGGCTTGAAACTCAGTGTGAAGGGGATAGATTTTTTGATGTGGCAAGTGTGGCGGGAGCGAAAAATATCCACGAGTGCGAAAATAAGATAAATCGCCCTAGAATCACGCTTGAAAAGCTTTACGAGTATGACCCTGATGCGATTTTTGTGCGTGAAGTTAGCCTTTTTGAAGAGCTAAAAAAAGGGGATTCTGCGTGGAAAAACCTAAAAGCCTACAAAAACAAAAAAATTTTTTTAGAGCCGTCTAGTCCGTATTCGTTTTTGACTAGACCACCTACACCGATGAGATTTTTAGGCGTAGTTTGGATGTGTAAGATGCTATATGGCGAGAGTTGCGATATAGATTTAAATGCAAAAACAAAAGAATTTTATAAAGAATTTTTGCATTTTGATTTAAGCGATGATGAGATTAAAAATTTATACAAATTTTTTTAA
- a CDS encoding ABC transporter ATP-binding protein: MIKISNLSVKFGNKFALKDINLHIKKGEIINILGSNGSGKTTLLRCILDLEKFQGSIEIDRQNTANLTPKMMANLLSFVPQNHFIPYDFSVLDIVLMSRFANSFYKYSKSDIQKAEFALKKTEILHLKNEIFRKLSGGQKQLVLVARAIASNAKIILLDEPINGLDLSNQILLLDLLKDLANDDYTVLCTTHYPEHALKIADKIAWLDKGYLIKFDTPKSVITKEQISQIYGLNSEFIKDCNENEHLIILGRDS; encoded by the coding sequence ATGATAAAAATTTCAAATTTAAGCGTGAAATTTGGTAACAAATTTGCTCTAAAAGATATAAATTTGCATATCAAAAAAGGCGAAATTATAAATATTTTAGGCTCAAACGGAAGTGGCAAAACCACGCTTTTAAGGTGCATTTTGGATTTGGAAAAATTTCAAGGGAGCATTGAGATAGACAGACAAAACACGGCAAATTTAACCCCAAAAATGATGGCAAATTTGCTATCATTTGTGCCACAAAATCATTTTATTCCTTATGATTTTAGTGTTTTAGATATTGTTTTAATGAGTCGCTTTGCAAATAGTTTTTATAAATACTCCAAATCTGACATCCAAAAAGCCGAATTTGCACTTAAAAAAACAGAAATTTTACATTTAAAAAATGAGATTTTTAGAAAACTCTCAGGCGGACAAAAACAGCTTGTCTTGGTGGCAAGAGCAATCGCAAGTAACGCAAAAATAATCTTGCTAGATGAGCCGATAAACGGACTTGATTTGTCAAATCAAATTTTGCTTTTGGATTTACTAAAAGATTTAGCAAATGATGATTATACCGTGCTTTGCACTACGCATTACCCAGAACACGCTCTTAAAATCGCAGATAAAATCGCTTGGCTAGATAAAGGTTACTTAATCAAATTTGACACGCCAAAAAGCGTAATAACAAAAGAGCAAATTTCGCAAATTTATGGTTTAAATAGCGAATTTATCAAAGATTGCAATGAAAATGAACATTTAATAATCTTAGGGAGGGATTCATGA